A genomic window from Caldicellulosiruptor kronotskyensis 2002 includes:
- the mreB gene encoding rod shape-determining protein: MAFGTDIGIDLGTATVLVYVKGKGIVLREPSVVAIEQTRKQILAVGEEARRMIGRTPGNIVAVRPLRDGVISDYEVTEAMLKYFLGKVLGKRVFFKPRVVVCVPSGVTEVEKRAVLDATYEAGAKQTFLIEEPIAAAIGAGLDISRPVGCMVIDIGGGTTDIAVISLGGAVVSESIKVAGDKFDEAIIRYIRKKHSVAIGERTAEELKINIGCAYKKPRVESMEVRGRSLLTGLPKTITVTSDEMLLALEEPVSAIIEAVHRVLENTPPELAADITSTGIVMTGGGSLLWGLDKLISEKTGIPTRIADDPVSCVALGTGKALESLDVLEASLIKDPRVR; this comes from the coding sequence ATGGCGTTTGGAACAGATATAGGAATAGATTTGGGTACAGCAACAGTTTTGGTGTATGTAAAAGGAAAGGGTATAGTTTTAAGAGAACCATCAGTTGTTGCGATAGAACAGACAAGAAAACAGATTTTGGCAGTTGGAGAAGAAGCAAGACGAATGATTGGAAGAACACCGGGCAATATTGTGGCGGTAAGACCTCTTCGCGACGGTGTCATTTCAGACTATGAGGTCACAGAGGCAATGCTGAAATATTTTTTGGGTAAGGTACTTGGCAAAAGGGTATTTTTCAAGCCGAGGGTTGTTGTATGTGTGCCATCAGGTGTTACTGAGGTTGAAAAAAGAGCAGTCTTAGATGCGACATACGAAGCAGGTGCTAAACAGACATTTTTAATAGAAGAGCCAATTGCAGCAGCTATTGGTGCGGGGCTTGACATATCAAGGCCGGTAGGATGCATGGTAATTGACATCGGTGGTGGAACAACAGACATTGCTGTGATTTCTCTTGGTGGGGCTGTAGTTAGCGAATCCATTAAAGTTGCAGGGGATAAATTTGATGAAGCAATTATCCGATATATAAGAAAGAAACACAGTGTTGCTATAGGCGAAAGAACTGCAGAAGAGCTCAAAATAAACATTGGATGTGCATACAAAAAACCAAGGGTAGAATCTATGGAAGTGCGCGGAAGAAGCCTTTTGACAGGTCTTCCAAAGACGATAACTGTTACATCTGACGAGATGCTTTTGGCTTTAGAAGAGCCTGTGTCGGCAATAATTGAAGCTGTACACAGAGTCTTGGAAAATACGCCGCCTGAGCTTGCAGCAGATATTACCTCAACTGGAATAGTGATGACAGGTGGTGGGAGCCTTTTGTGGGGGCTTGACAAGCTAATTTCTGAAAAGACAGGGATTCCTACAAGGATTGCTGACGACCCTGTGTCGTGTGTTGCTCTTGGGACAGGGAAGGCGTTAGAATCCTTAGATGTTTTGGAAGCAAGTCTTATAAAAGACCCAAGAGTCAGATAA
- a CDS encoding flagellar hook-basal body protein, with amino-acid sequence MIRGIYTSASGMILNQKLMDLTANNVANVSTTGFKRDVAQIESFRNMLVYRIYDKVTSPDNAIGYMSLGADVSRIVSDFSQGLYIKTDEPLNLAIKGDGFFTIEVPENQGAQQIFYTRNGAFTLNSRGELVTLNGFYVLGQNGRIVLQNGGQVRIDEQGNVYQNGRIVDRLRVVDFQDKSLLRKVGNNLYEADATVQQIPFSGKVLQGYLEGSNVNSVQEMVNMINVLRAYEANQKAFVIQDETLQKAVNEIARK; translated from the coding sequence ATGATTAGAGGAATTTACACATCGGCATCTGGAATGATTTTGAATCAAAAACTAATGGATTTAACAGCAAACAATGTGGCAAATGTGAGCACAACCGGATTTAAAAGGGATGTTGCGCAGATTGAAAGTTTCAGAAACATGCTTGTCTATAGGATATACGACAAAGTGACTTCGCCTGACAATGCAATAGGATATATGTCACTTGGCGCAGATGTGTCAAGGATTGTAAGCGACTTTTCACAGGGACTTTACATAAAAACAGATGAACCTCTGAACTTGGCAATAAAAGGAGATGGATTTTTTACCATTGAGGTGCCAGAAAATCAGGGTGCTCAGCAAATCTTTTATACCAGAAATGGTGCGTTTACTTTAAATTCGCGGGGCGAGCTTGTAACACTTAATGGTTTTTACGTTCTTGGACAGAATGGAAGGATTGTTCTTCAAAATGGCGGGCAAGTAAGAATTGATGAGCAGGGGAATGTCTATCAGAATGGAAGAATTGTTGACAGACTCAGGGTTGTTGATTTTCAGGATAAAAGCCTTCTTCGTAAAGTAGGTAATAACCTGTATGAAGCAGATGCTACAGTCCAACAGATACCATTTTCAGGCAAGGTGCTTCAAGGGTATTTGGAAGGTTCTAACGTAAATTCTGTTCAAGAAATGGTCAACATGATAAATGTTCTAAGAGCGTATGAAGCTAACCAGAAGGCGTTTGTTATTCAGGATGAGACGTTGCAAAAGGCAGTAAATGAGATAGCAAGAAAGTAA
- the flgG gene encoding flagellar basal-body rod protein FlgG, translating to MMRALYSAALGMKAQQTNVDIISNNLANVNTTAFKKDKAEFKDLLYETLSRADVVAGDGKPVSLQIGHGVTISAITKSFAEGNLERTENPLDLAIQGEGFFVVSTPNGPRYTRDGSFKVSNVEGQIKLVTSDGYPVLAEGDTEIILPETAISSITIDETGRITYKDAEGQVQDSGLKIKIVRFINPQGLLAEGKNLYNVSAASGDPVSEEEMEGQKSRILQGFLEMSNVQVVDEMVKLIIAQRAYEINSKAIQTADDMLSMANNLKR from the coding sequence ATGATGAGAGCACTTTATTCTGCCGCTCTTGGTATGAAAGCACAGCAGACAAATGTCGATATCATATCCAACAACCTTGCCAATGTGAATACAACAGCTTTCAAAAAAGACAAAGCTGAGTTCAAAGACCTTTTGTATGAGACCCTCTCAAGAGCAGATGTTGTAGCAGGTGATGGGAAGCCTGTAAGTCTTCAGATAGGTCATGGTGTCACAATCTCTGCTATAACAAAAAGCTTTGCAGAAGGAAACTTGGAGAGGACTGAAAACCCGCTTGATTTGGCTATTCAAGGGGAAGGATTTTTTGTTGTGTCAACCCCAAACGGTCCAAGATATACAAGGGATGGGAGTTTTAAAGTTTCCAATGTTGAGGGACAAATAAAACTTGTGACTTCAGATGGATATCCTGTTTTAGCAGAGGGTGATACTGAGATTATCCTTCCAGAGACTGCAATTTCAAGTATCACAATAGATGAAACAGGAAGAATTACTTACAAAGATGCAGAAGGACAGGTTCAAGATTCGGGGCTGAAAATTAAAATAGTGAGGTTTATAAACCCTCAAGGACTTTTAGCAGAGGGGAAAAACCTGTATAATGTTTCTGCTGCATCTGGTGACCCTGTGTCTGAAGAGGAGATGGAAGGTCAAAAAAGCAGGATTTTGCAGGGATTTTTGGAGATGTCGAATGTTCAAGTTGTTGATGAGATGGTAAAGTTAATTATTGCTCAAAGAGCGTATGAGATAAATTCCAAAGCTATCCAAACAGCTGACGATATGCTTTCCATGGCAAACAACTTGAAAAGATAA
- a CDS encoding rod-binding protein: MSEVSNIKIQADYQQGIGNSVIDKLEKAYSEKDKQKLKEACEEFESIMLSTIFKQMQKSIPKGGLFKEGIADDIFNDMFVDEVSKNASKQGGIGLSKLLYDSMIKRLENEYKFKKE; encoded by the coding sequence ATGAGTGAGGTATCAAACATTAAAATTCAGGCAGATTATCAACAGGGAATTGGCAACTCTGTCATAGACAAGCTTGAAAAAGCATATTCTGAGAAAGATAAACAGAAACTCAAAGAAGCGTGTGAAGAATTTGAATCGATAATGCTTTCCACCATTTTTAAACAGATGCAAAAGTCGATACCCAAAGGTGGACTTTTTAAGGAAGGCATTGCAGATGATATCTTTAACGACATGTTTGTTGATGAGGTTTCAAAAAATGCTTCAAAGCAGGGAGGTATAGGTCTTTCAAAGCTTTTGTATGATTCTATGATAAAGAGGCTTGAAAACGAATATAAATTTAAAAAGGAATAG
- a CDS encoding sugar phosphate isomerase/epimerase family protein → MYKFIFSAFGDEISSSLDEQIEVLKKHGIEYLEFRSANGKNIADYTENEAKEILEKLKDSGIKVSAIGSPIGKVDVNCDFERYLELFKHILHLAHILETKYVRIFSFYVPEGEEEKYTDVVIERLLKFTEIARKENLVLLHENEKEIYGSNAERCFKILSEINSPNLRATFDPANFVQCKVEVYPHAFELLKDYIEYVHIKDAKFSDGSVTVAGEGDGRIKDVIEALKRIHFCGFLSIEPHLNNNLPGGGPENFARAYRAIKKIIDGEGEI, encoded by the coding sequence ATGTATAAATTTATATTCTCAGCATTTGGAGATGAGATATCAAGCAGTTTGGATGAACAGATAGAGGTTTTGAAAAAACATGGTATTGAGTATTTAGAGTTTCGGTCTGCAAATGGGAAAAACATTGCAGATTATACTGAAAATGAAGCAAAAGAAATTTTAGAAAAGTTGAAAGATAGTGGTATAAAGGTTTCAGCAATAGGGTCTCCAATCGGCAAGGTTGATGTAAACTGCGATTTTGAAAGGTATCTTGAACTTTTCAAGCACATCCTCCATCTTGCTCACATCCTTGAGACAAAATACGTACGCATCTTTTCATTTTATGTTCCAGAAGGTGAAGAAGAAAAGTATACAGATGTTGTCATAGAAAGGCTTTTGAAGTTTACTGAAATTGCCAGAAAAGAAAATCTTGTTCTTCTTCACGAAAATGAAAAAGAGATTTATGGAAGCAATGCTGAAAGGTGTTTTAAAATCCTCTCTGAGATCAACTCACCCAATTTGAGAGCAACATTTGACCCGGCCAATTTTGTTCAGTGCAAAGTAGAGGTCTATCCTCATGCATTTGAGCTTTTAAAGGATTATATTGAGTATGTACACATAAAAGACGCAAAATTTTCGGATGGAAGTGTTACCGTTGCAGGCGAGGGTGACGGAAGAATAAAAGATGTGATAGAAGCATTAAAGAGGATACACTTTTGTGGTTTTTTGTCGATAGAACCTCATCTTAACAATAACCTTCCTGGTGGTGGTCCTGAAAACTTTGCGAGGGCTTATAGGGCAATTAAAAAGATTATTGATGGGGAAGGAGAGATTTAA